From Bacteroidales bacterium WCE2004, a single genomic window includes:
- a CDS encoding Exodeoxyribonuclease VII small subunit gives MSMEKKFDYDGAVAELEKIAARVEDPATGLDEIDRCIRRSDELIRQCREYLRTVRDTIDNL, from the coding sequence ATGAGTATGGAGAAGAAATTCGATTACGACGGGGCGGTCGCCGAACTGGAGAAGATCGCCGCCCGGGTGGAGGACCCCGCGACGGGTCTGGACGAGATCGACCGCTGCATCAGGCGCTCGGACGAGCTGATCCGCCAGTGCCGCGAATACCTCCGTACCGTCAGGGACACAATCGATAACCTATGA
- a CDS encoding 1,4-alpha-glucan branching enzyme produces MIRKIYETDPWLEPHRGAIDARHERILAERRKLAGDGPISPAVNNHIYYPLHRESGDWVIREWAPNATRIYLVGDCNNWKRTEAYAFKPVGAGNWELRIPELFLRHGQLYKLWIEWPGGGGERLPAYVTRVVQDPESKVFSAQVWAPDKPYVWTGRKPGRRPHPLIYECHIGMSSEQEKVASFEDFRRDVLPRVAKLGYNVLQIMALQEHPYYGSFGYQVSNFFALSSRFGTPEEFKALVDDAHRRGIAVIMDIVHSHAVSNEIEGLGRLDGREDLYFYQGPQGHHPAWGSRCFDYGKDEVKYFLLANCKYWMEEYHLDGFRFDGVTSMIYWDHGLGKDFGNYDYYFDQGVDENAVCYLALANQLIHEIDPEAVTIAEDVSGMAGLAAPFAAGGVGFDFRMAMGIADHWIKWIKELSDDQWSMGGIWWELTNKRSDEQTISYAECHDQALVGDKTIIFRLIDKDMYWSMDKGSQNLLVDRGVALHKMIRLVTLATCGGGYLNFMGNEFGHPEWIDFPREGNGWSYAHARRLWSIADDPKLRFGGLQAFDAEMIRYVKRERILSGIPRQLYVDEGRKVLIFSRGNSIFAFNFNPTASFEDFRFQAPHGEYAMAFNSDESRFGGFSRLGQDERHATSCDGELSLYLPSRVALVLKKIK; encoded by the coding sequence ATGATACGCAAGATCTACGAGACCGATCCCTGGCTGGAGCCGCATCGCGGGGCCATCGACGCCCGCCACGAGCGGATCCTCGCCGAGCGCCGCAAGCTTGCGGGCGACGGGCCCATCAGCCCGGCGGTCAACAACCACATCTACTATCCGCTGCACCGCGAGAGCGGCGACTGGGTGATCCGCGAATGGGCGCCCAACGCCACGCGCATCTACCTGGTCGGCGATTGCAACAACTGGAAGCGCACCGAGGCCTATGCCTTCAAGCCCGTCGGCGCGGGCAACTGGGAGCTCCGCATCCCGGAGCTGTTCCTGCGCCACGGCCAACTCTATAAGCTCTGGATCGAATGGCCCGGCGGGGGCGGCGAGCGCCTGCCCGCCTACGTGACCCGCGTGGTCCAGGACCCCGAGTCCAAGGTCTTCTCCGCCCAGGTCTGGGCGCCGGACAAGCCTTATGTCTGGACGGGCCGCAAGCCCGGCCGGCGGCCGCATCCGCTCATCTACGAGTGCCATATCGGGATGAGTTCGGAGCAGGAGAAGGTGGCCTCCTTCGAGGACTTCCGCCGCGACGTCCTGCCGCGCGTGGCGAAGCTGGGCTACAACGTTCTGCAGATCATGGCCCTGCAGGAGCATCCTTACTATGGCTCCTTCGGCTATCAGGTCTCCAATTTCTTCGCCCTGAGCTCGCGCTTCGGCACGCCCGAGGAGTTCAAGGCGCTGGTGGACGACGCGCACCGCCGCGGCATCGCGGTGATCATGGACATCGTCCACTCCCACGCCGTCAGCAACGAGATCGAGGGCCTGGGCCGGCTGGACGGCCGCGAGGACCTCTACTTCTACCAGGGCCCGCAGGGGCATCACCCGGCGTGGGGCTCCCGCTGTTTTGACTACGGCAAGGACGAGGTCAAATACTTCCTGCTCGCCAACTGCAAGTACTGGATGGAGGAGTACCACCTCGACGGCTTCCGCTTCGACGGCGTCACGAGCATGATCTACTGGGACCATGGCCTGGGCAAGGATTTCGGCAATTATGACTACTACTTCGACCAGGGCGTGGACGAGAACGCCGTGTGCTATCTCGCCCTTGCCAACCAGCTCATCCACGAGATCGATCCCGAGGCGGTCACCATCGCCGAGGACGTGAGCGGCATGGCCGGCCTGGCCGCCCCGTTCGCCGCGGGCGGCGTCGGCTTCGATTTCCGCATGGCGATGGGCATCGCCGACCACTGGATCAAGTGGATCAAGGAACTGTCCGACGACCAGTGGAGCATGGGCGGCATCTGGTGGGAGCTCACCAACAAGCGCTCCGACGAGCAGACGATTTCCTATGCCGAGTGCCACGACCAGGCGCTCGTGGGCGACAAGACGATCATCTTCCGCCTGATCGACAAGGACATGTACTGGTCGATGGACAAGGGCTCGCAGAACCTGCTCGTCGACCGCGGCGTGGCCCTGCACAAGATGATCCGCCTGGTGACCCTGGCCACCTGCGGCGGCGGATACCTCAATTTCATGGGCAACGAATTCGGCCATCCCGAGTGGATCGACTTCCCGCGCGAGGGCAACGGCTGGTCCTACGCGCATGCCCGGCGGCTCTGGTCGATCGCCGACGATCCGAAGCTCCGTTTCGGCGGCCTGCAGGCCTTCGACGCGGAAATGATCCGCTACGTCAAGCGGGAGCGGATCCTGTCCGGTATCCCGCGGCAGCTGTATGTCGACGAGGGTAGGAAGGTCTTGATTTTCAGCCGGGGAAATAGTATATTTGCATTCAACTTCAACCCGACTGCCTCTTTTGAGGATTTCCGGTTCCAGGCACCACATGGAGAATACGCTATGGCGTTCAATTCCGACGAGTCCAGGTTCGGAGGGTTTTCGAGACTCGGGCAGGATGAGCGGCATGCGACCTCCTGCGACGGGGAGCTTTCCCTGTATCTGCCGAGCCGCGTGGCCCTGGTGTTGAAGAAGATAAAATGA